The Candidatus Methylacidiphilales bacterium genome contains the following window.
AGCGAAACCATTGCCAAAAAAACATACAGCGCCTTGTCGTGGCTCAATCCCCGGCGCATCAGCATTTCGAGAAACGGCTGGCTGAGATAATAAAAAACCACGGCCAAAACAAGCGGCAGCGAAACCCACCAGACCAGATCCAGCAAAAAGAGGATGGCCAGCGTCCCTCCGATCACGCACAGCCAGACAGCCGGATGCTCCAACCCTGTGACGGACGTTTTCAAGTGTAGCTGCCGGGGAACAACGGCGTGCTGCTTTCCCTCAGGCGCGCGCAATTCAACCGCGCGAGTTGGAGGCTGAGCTTGGCCCCGGTGTGGCCGTGTGTTTCAAGAATGCTCATAAATTCAGGCCGGAAAAACACGAGAAGGCGGGTGTCGGCGGCCGCCACGGCCGAGGCCATGCGCGGGAATCCTTCCAGCAAGGCCATTTCACCAAAATAACTGCCCGGGCCGAGGCGAGCCAATTCGCTTTTGCCACTCGCGCCCTTGCGCTGGATTTTTACTTCGCCCTCAACCACGATATACATTCCGAGGCCCTCGTCCCCTTCGTCAAAAATGACCTCCTCGGCGATGTAATTCCGTTCGTGCAGGATATGTTCCACCCACTTGAGTTCCTGGGTCTTCAGGGTGGAAAAGAGGGCTACCTTTCTCAGGACCGCCAGCCGCTCGGATGCCGCTTCGTTGTTCTTGCCAAAAAGTCCCACGCCTCTATCTACCCGTGCTTTGGCCCCATTGGCAACGTCGAAAATGGCTGAACTTACGGTTATTAGCCCGGATGTGGGTACTCCTCTGTTTTTGCCCGGTCTTTCGACAGGGCACTTTGCAGGGGTTTGCAGGAGCGTGTGAAACATCCGGGCTATGAACAGATTGGACAAGATATTGGAATGTAGAATGTTAGCTAAAACGCCAACGGCGTTTCGTCCTTCAGCCCAGGGTTGATCCGAGCTTGTCGAGGATCTACCCTGGGTAAAATCAAAAAATCATCCCGAACCCTGAAAGTGGTTCCGGCCGCCTCTCGCGCAAGCCCCTCTGCCACAACTCTTTCAGAGTTGGGGACTATTTTGACAGATACCCAGGGCAGGCCCTCGCAGACTCGTGCCAACCCTGGGCTGCAGGACGCTACCCCGAAAGCTTTCGGGGTAGGCCTCCAGTTCATTCCCGCTCAAAACAGCTTTTTTGAAAGGTTTGGTTTCTCGTGATGACGCGCGTGGGCAACCGCGTCCCGGCAGCCCCCATCATTGCGAGGAGGAGGGCATGGCCCGACGACGCGGCAATCCAGAGTCCTGTGCCTCCGATTCCCAAATAAAAAGCTTCCCTCGGATGGGCTTCGTTGGTAACGGAAGGGGATGATTTTCGACGAAACGGTGGAAGGCACCCTGGCTATCCTGCACCTGAAGGGCGATGTGGACCTGCATCACTCGCCCAAACTCCGCGCCGTTCTCCAGTCAAAAATCGCCGTCAAATGCCCTTGTCTCCTGATTAATTTCACGGAGGTCAACTACATCGATTCCTCCGGCCTGGCCACTCTGGTCGAATACTACCAAGGCTGCCGCAATTTTTCCGGGAAAATCGGGCTCGCCGCCCTTTCACCCCGCGTCAAGAGCGTCTTCGATCTCGTGCGGCTTGGGGAGGTGTTTCCCATTTACGTCACCTTGGACGAAGCCCGGAGCGCCTTGGGAAAAACCTGAGCTTTGCCGACTGTGAAGGAATACTTCCAGCTCAACGCTCAAATCCTTTACTGGCTCTTCATTGCGCCGTTTCGCGGCAAGCCATTCAGCATCCCGCAAACTTTTCACCAAATCATCCGCATCGGCGTGCAGGCGTTGCCCATGGCCAGCCTCACGGCGTTCAGCGTCGGCCTGACCCTTGCCATGGAAGCCGCCCGCGAAATGGGCCGGCTCGGCGCCGACAATTACGTCCCGGACCTGGTCTCGCTCACGCTCCTGCGCGAACTGGGCCCCATGCTGATCGCCGTCATTGTCATCGGACGCAGCGGTTCCGCCGTCACGGCCGAGCTCGGCACCATGAAGGTCTCGGAGGAAATCGAGGCCCTGCACGTCATGGCCATCAATCCCGTCCGCTTCCTCATCGTTCCGCGCTTTCTCGCCATGCTCATCATGCTGCCCGTGCTCACCGTGTTCGGAAACTACATCGGCATGGTCGGCAGTTGGACGATCTGCCATTACACGCTCGACATGGACACCGCCACCTACATCTTCCGCTCCCTGGACCGTGTGCATCTGTTTGACCCCTACAGCGGCCTGATCAAAAGTTTTGTCTTTGCCTGGCTCATCATCACCCTGGCCTGCCATTGCGGCCTGACCGTCGAAAACGGCGCGGAGGGCGTGGGGCAATCCACGACGCATTCCGTCGTCTATTCCCTGCTGGCCATGCTCATCGCCAACGCCCTTTTGACCGGAATCTTTTTCTTTGCCTGACATGAAAACCCAAGCCAACTCTTCTCCGCCAGGAGCCAACGAGCCGGTGATCGAAGTCACCGACCTGGTCCGGAAATTCGGCAACCGCGCCGTGCTCAACGGCATCAGTTTCAAGGTCTATAAAGGCGACACCCTCATCATCATGGGCGGCAGCGGCTGCGGCAAAAGCACGCTCCTGCGCCATATCACCGGATCCCTCAAACCCACCTCCGGCTCCATCAAAATCTTCGGGCAGGAAATCGTCGGATTGCCCGGGCCGGAGATCGACAAAATCCGCCGCCGTTTCGGCGTGAATTTCCAGTTCGGAGCGCTGCTCCAGTCCCTCACCGTCGGGGAAAATGTGGCGCTGCCGCTGCGCGAGCACAGCAAGATCGAGGAGAATATCATCGACCTGATTGTAAAAATGAAACTCGAACTGGTCGGCCTCACCGGCTTTGAAAATCTCAAGCCTGCTGAAATCAGCGGCGGCATGCGCAAACGCGTCGGCCTGGCCCGCGCCGTGGCCCTCGACCCGGAATTGCTTTTCAGCGACGAGCCCACCTCCGGTCTCGACCCCGTCATGACCGCCGTCGTGGACAAGCTCACCATGGACCTTACAAAAAACCTGGGCATGACCGCCCTCGTGGTTTCGCACGACATGACCAGCGCCTTCCGGATCGCCACCCGCATGATCATGCTCGGCACCGGCCCGTTGCAGGGTAAAATCATCGCCGAAGGCACCCCCGATGAAATCCGGAATCATCCCGATCCCATGCTCCAGCAATTCATCCGGGGCGAACCGGATGGCCCAATTCCCTTGAAACTATCGAAGGACGACTATATCAAGAGACTCATAGGCTGAAACCGGAACCCGAACCATGAAAAATAAAAACCTCTCCGATTATATCATCGCCGCCGCCGTCATCGGTTGCAGCGCCGTGCTGCTGACAGCCCTGACCATCGCCCTCACCGGCTGGGAAAGCAAGTCCGGCGGAAAAATCATCCTGGTCGATATGCCCTCGGTCATCGGCTTGCGCGAAAACTCGCAGGTGCGTTATGCGGGCGCCCATGTCGGCAAGGTCATGAGCATCAAGCCGCTGGCCTGGAACGAACGCGCCAATCCGAAATACGCCGTGCGGATCATGGTCAAAATCACAGGCCCCATGCCGGATCTCAAAGAGGATTCCATCGCCTCCATCAATTCGGACACCATTCTGGCGGAAAAATTCCTGGATATCTCTCCCGGCTCGCCCGAAGCCCGGAATCTCCCGCCCAACCAGCCTTTGCTCTGCCGCGATGTTGCCAGCTTCGACGACCTTTCGCGCGCGGGCATGAATTCTCTGACCCGGCTGAATGACATTCTGGACAAATTGCAAAACGATCACAGCGATCTGCCGGCGAAGATCAGTTCGATGCTCGATAACGCCGATATGCTCGCAAAAAATGCCGATACACTTGTCAAACAACTCAACGTGGTTCTCAAGGAACACGAACACGACATGGATCAGGGGATCCAGGATTTGCGGGTTGTCATGCAAAACATGAAGGTGGTCTCCACCTACGCCAAGACGCTGAGTGGAACGCTGGCCCACAAACCGTGGCGGATTGTCTGGGGCACAACGCCCAACGAACTTCCCTCGGAAGCTGAAATTCTAAAAGCAGACAAGCCCATCCCGGCAACCATGCCCAAGGAATAGGCGGCAAAAATTCAAAAGTCTCAACTGTACACAACGGGCGCAAATCTACACAGATGAGAAACATGACAGACCGGAATGGGAGCGCGGGCGTCCCGCCTGCTCAGAGAGGCATCCTGCCTCTCGATCATTTTTATGGATTTTTTACAGATGCAGGACTGTTGGGCAAGATGCCCAACAGAGCGGGCGGGACGCCCGCTCTCCGGGAAAATCCGATCCAGGCAGCATAACCCCAACCTGCGCCCATGAGTTCCGCACCCGAGGTCCTGCGTTACAAAGCCCTGATTGAAGCCGCCCGCCGACTCAATTCGGCGATGGACGTCAACGCCATCCTCAGCCAAATCCTGGCCTCCTCGCGGGAAGTCATGGCCGCCGAAGCCATATCGGTTTTCATGGACGACCCCGCCACCGGCGAGCTTGTGCTCCATGCGGCCGCCGGCGACCCCGCCCAGCAGTGGACCGGCGAAACGGACGCCAACGGCGAACCCAAACGCAAAATGACCGAAATCCGCGTGCCCCGCGGAGCGGGCATCTCCGGGCACGTCTTTGAACACCGCAAGAGCATCAACATCCATGATGTCCAGAACGATCCGCGCTTCTACCGCAAAGCTGATAGTGACACCGGCTTTGTCACCCGCTCCATGATCACCGTGCCCCTGCTCACGGGCGACCGTTGCCTCGGCGTCGTGCAGGCGCTCAACTCCATCGACCGTCCTTACTTTGACGACCTCGATCTCGAGATCTTCGAGGGCTTCGCCAGCCTCATCGCCGGCACACTGTTGCGCCTGGAAAACCAGTCGCGCGAAATGTCCGAAGCCCGCGCCCGGCAGGAGCTCGACCTGGCCCGCGAAATCCAACAGTCTTTCCTCCCGCCCCCGCTGCGGATTCTGAACACATGCCAGGTCCGCGTCGGTTACTTCCCCGCGCGCCAAATCGGGGGCGATTTCTATTTTGTCCACCCGCTGGACGAGAACCGCACCCTGATGGGATTGGGTGATGTGACCGGCAAGGGCATCCCCGCCGCGCTGACCATGTCCCGCGCCACGGCGGAAATCAAAGGCCTTGCCGGCGGGCTCAAGGACGACCTGGGGGCCTGGGTCTCCTCGCTTAACACTATAGTAGCGGAAGAACTGAGCGCCGGGCGTTTTATCGGCATGACCTTTTTGCTCTGCGACAGCCGCAGTTCCACAATGCAAATCTGCGCCGCGGGCCAATACCCGCCTGTCTGGTCGGACGCCGCACGTTGGAACCGTCCGGCCATCCCCTCCCAGCTCCCCATCGGCATCCTTTCCGGGTACCCCTACAAATCGGAAACCCTGGCCCTCAAACCCGGCCAAATCTGGGTCTTGTTCTCGGACGGCATCACCGAAGCGCGAAATGAGGCCGGCGAGGAATTCACCGAGGAACACTTTCTGAAACGGCTGCCCCTGGGCCTCAGCGGAGCCCATACCTTTGACCAGGCCATCGAAGGATGGAAGGATTTCGTCGGCAAAGCCGAGCCGCACGATGACGCCTCCCTGCTCATGCTGGACTGGCGCGGCAACGCCCCGGCAAACGACCTCGCGATCAGTTGCCAGACCGAGAACCTCTGCACCGCGCGCACGTTTATCGAGGACTGGGCGAAATACGCCGGGTTTGACGACATCACCATCGGGCAGATCGTTCTGGCAGCAGATGAGGCGACCACCAATGTATTCCGCTACGCATACGGCGGCAAGCCGGGGCCGATTGACTATCATGTTTCCATCGACAACAATCAGCTTGTCATCCAAATCCGCGACCACGGCACACCGGTCGATCCCTCCAAAGTCCAGGGCAGGAAACTGGAAGATTTGCGGCCCGGCGGCTTGGGCGTGGTGCTGTTGCACAAGGTCTTTGGGGAAGTGACCTACGAGCCGCAGCAGGTTGGAACCCTATTGACCTTGAGAAAGAAAATCATGTGATGTCCCTTTTTTCAAGAGCTCTGCGGCCTCGTGGCTTGGGCGGGACGCCCAAGGCTTTTGGACTGCGGCGGCATGCCGCCGCTTTTTATTACGGGCAACATGTCCTCCATGCAAAGCGTCCGCCGCGGCGGACGCACTCCAAAATTTTGGGATGAATACGAAATCAGCAACGGAGAAAGCAGCTTGAAAATCACATTCTGGGGAACCCGCGGCAGCATTCCCACGCCCAGCACCAGTTCGTTCGTCACCAGCCAATACGGCGGGGACACCACCTGCATTTCCGTGGATTGCGCGGGCCATCGCGTGATTCTGGACGCCGGGTCCGGCCTCCGGCTTTTGGGCCTGGAAATGGCCAAGGAAACCGCTCCCATCCAGGCCACCTTCTTTTTCAGCCATGTACATTGGGACCATATCCAGGGGTTCCCATTTTTCATCCCCGGTTTTCAAAAAGGAAACCGCTTTGACTTGTACGGCCCGCACCTGGGCATATCACCGGATTTCGTCGGCAGCATTCTCGAAAAGGCGTTGCGCGGCCAGCAGAATGACCTGAACTTCCCGGTCCAGCTCAATGACATGCCCGCCGAGATGATCTTTCGCGACCTGCCGGAGCGCGCAAAAGTGGAAATCCAGGGCCCGCTCGGACTGGTCAAGGTTTTCTCCGCCCCGCTCAATCATCCCGGAGGCTGTTTCGGCTACCGCATCGAGGAACACCGTCCGGGCCAGGCGGTAAAAGTCCTCGCCTTCGCCACCGACACGGAACATCTGGACGCCGTGAATCCTAACATGCAATTTCTGGCCAAAAATGCGGATGTCCTGATATACGATTGCCAGTACTCACCGGAAGAATACGCCGACGCCAACGGATATAGCCGAAAAGGCTGGGGACATTCCACGTATGAATGGGGCCTGCGAGAAGCCAAGGCCGCGGGCGTCAAACGGCTTGTCATGCACCATCACGACCCGTTGCACGACGACAGCAAGGTGGCAGACATGGAAAAACGGGCTCGCGTCATGGGCAAGGAT
Protein-coding sequences here:
- a CDS encoding cyclic nucleotide-binding domain-containing protein; its protein translation is MGLFGKNNEAASERLAVLRKVALFSTLKTQELKWVEHILHERNYIAEEVIFDEGDEGLGMYIVVEGEVKIQRKGASGKSELARLGPGSYFGEMALLEGFPRMASAVAAADTRLLVFFRPEFMSILETHGHTGAKLSLQLARLNCARLRESSTPLFPGSYT
- a CDS encoding STAS domain-containing protein, which produces MIFDETVEGTLAILHLKGDVDLHHSPKLRAVLQSKIAVKCPCLLINFTEVNYIDSSGLATLVEYYQGCRNFSGKIGLAALSPRVKSVFDLVRLGEVFPIYVTLDEARSALGKT
- a CDS encoding ABC transporter permease — encoded protein: MKEYFQLNAQILYWLFIAPFRGKPFSIPQTFHQIIRIGVQALPMASLTAFSVGLTLAMEAAREMGRLGADNYVPDLVSLTLLRELGPMLIAVIVIGRSGSAVTAELGTMKVSEEIEALHVMAINPVRFLIVPRFLAMLIMLPVLTVFGNYIGMVGSWTICHYTLDMDTATYIFRSLDRVHLFDPYSGLIKSFVFAWLIITLACHCGLTVENGAEGVGQSTTHSVVYSLLAMLIANALLTGIFFFA
- a CDS encoding ABC transporter ATP-binding protein, producing the protein MKTQANSSPPGANEPVIEVTDLVRKFGNRAVLNGISFKVYKGDTLIIMGGSGCGKSTLLRHITGSLKPTSGSIKIFGQEIVGLPGPEIDKIRRRFGVNFQFGALLQSLTVGENVALPLREHSKIEENIIDLIVKMKLELVGLTGFENLKPAEISGGMRKRVGLARAVALDPELLFSDEPTSGLDPVMTAVVDKLTMDLTKNLGMTALVVSHDMTSAFRIATRMIMLGTGPLQGKIIAEGTPDEIRNHPDPMLQQFIRGEPDGPIPLKLSKDDYIKRLIG
- a CDS encoding MlaD family protein produces the protein MKNKNLSDYIIAAAVIGCSAVLLTALTIALTGWESKSGGKIILVDMPSVIGLRENSQVRYAGAHVGKVMSIKPLAWNERANPKYAVRIMVKITGPMPDLKEDSIASINSDTILAEKFLDISPGSPEARNLPPNQPLLCRDVASFDDLSRAGMNSLTRLNDILDKLQNDHSDLPAKISSMLDNADMLAKNADTLVKQLNVVLKEHEHDMDQGIQDLRVVMQNMKVVSTYAKTLSGTLAHKPWRIVWGTTPNELPSEAEILKADKPIPATMPKE
- a CDS encoding SpoIIE family protein phosphatase is translated as MSSAPEVLRYKALIEAARRLNSAMDVNAILSQILASSREVMAAEAISVFMDDPATGELVLHAAAGDPAQQWTGETDANGEPKRKMTEIRVPRGAGISGHVFEHRKSINIHDVQNDPRFYRKADSDTGFVTRSMITVPLLTGDRCLGVVQALNSIDRPYFDDLDLEIFEGFASLIAGTLLRLENQSREMSEARARQELDLAREIQQSFLPPPLRILNTCQVRVGYFPARQIGGDFYFVHPLDENRTLMGLGDVTGKGIPAALTMSRATAEIKGLAGGLKDDLGAWVSSLNTIVAEELSAGRFIGMTFLLCDSRSSTMQICAAGQYPPVWSDAARWNRPAIPSQLPIGILSGYPYKSETLALKPGQIWVLFSDGITEARNEAGEEFTEEHFLKRLPLGLSGAHTFDQAIEGWKDFVGKAEPHDDASLLMLDWRGNAPANDLAISCQTENLCTARTFIEDWAKYAGFDDITIGQIVLAADEATTNVFRYAYGGKPGPIDYHVSIDNNQLVIQIRDHGTPVDPSKVQGRKLEDLRPGGLGVVLLHKVFGEVTYEPQQVGTLLTLRKKIM
- a CDS encoding MBL fold metallo-hydrolase, producing MPPLFITGNMSSMQSVRRGGRTPKFWDEYEISNGESSLKITFWGTRGSIPTPSTSSFVTSQYGGDTTCISVDCAGHRVILDAGSGLRLLGLEMAKETAPIQATFFFSHVHWDHIQGFPFFIPGFQKGNRFDLYGPHLGISPDFVGSILEKALRGQQNDLNFPVQLNDMPAEMIFRDLPERAKVEIQGPLGLVKVFSAPLNHPGGCFGYRIEEHRPGQAVKVLAFATDTEHLDAVNPNMQFLAKNADVLIYDCQYSPEEYADANGYSRKGWGHSTYEWGLREAKAAGVKRLVMHHHDPLHDDSKVADMEKRARVMGKDLGIEVQAAAQGMVLEL